In Fimbriimonadia bacterium, the genomic window CGTGAGGTCCGAGGGCGCGCCGACGATGCCATGCGCGGGAACCGATGCCCCGGCGAAGACCGAGACGCCACCGGTCTCGAGCACGGGCCAGCTGAGTGACGAGACCCGCACCGTGTACCGACCTGGCGGGACCTCGAGGAAGGCATAGAAGCCCGTGCCGTCCGTCGAAGTGGCAACCTCGCGGCCCTCGGCGTTCACCAGGCTCACGGTAGCTCCGTCGAGGGGGTTCAACTGCGGGTCTAGCACCGTCCCGTGGACGATTCCCCATTCGGGTGAGTGCTTCCAAGGCAGGCTGGGTGGTGCCGGCACATTGCTCACCGTTTCCCCCAGCATCCGATATACCGCGTCGTCGTAGGTTCGAATGCCATCACCCAGGTCGCAGGTGCTGGCATAGGAGAAGAGGCAGAAGCCGAACGGCACAACCTCGGCAGACATTCGGATCTGCTCCATCGTGTCGGCAGGCGTGTTCAGGTACGCCCCTAGGCCGGCGACGATTGCCGACTGGAACTGCTGCGCCTTCGCCCACTGCAGCCACATCGGTAAGTACTGCGGCAGTCGCTGGTGGTTCGCGTACCACATCGGCATGCCGATGTCCAGCGAGCCCTCCTGCAGCCACGTCCGCCAGTCGGAGAACACTTCGCGATAGGCTCGCGTCTTCTCCCACGGTCGGCTCTCGGCGGGGGCCTGACCCCAAGGGACGAGCGCCGCGCTGACCTCGATATCCCAGCGCAGGGCGGTCGCTGTCGCGTACACTTTCCTCACCAGTGCGGTCACTTGGTCTCGTCGCCACTGTTGCCAATCTCGGTCGTCCGGCTCGGGCGTTCCCGTCCGACCGTACCGCCGGTTGAAGCGCGCTACACTCTCAGCGTTATAGCCCCAGTCCGAACCGGTGTAACGGATGAAGTCCATGTGGATGCCCGCGACCGGGTACTTACGCGCCACCTCCATGTATGTACGCCAAAGGTAGTCGGCGGCCTTCGGATGGCCGAAGTCCAGGGCACGCCCTACCTCCGATGCCGTCTCGCCGGACCGGTTCCGCGTGAGCCACTCCGGCTTGCGCAGCACCACGTGCTCGGGGAATGGTGGGTCGTGCGATGCAGGCCACAGAGGGTGAGCGTTCATCCAGGCGTGGACCTCGATCGGATG contains:
- a CDS encoding family 10 glycosylhydrolase; translation: MRLGSGVLVAGMVLSLLTVMSHCQSYRAMWVDAFHAGFRNPDEVDVLVQRASTAKLNALFVQMRARAAAYHHSQYDPPAHDKEPGYDALADILHKCQGLPHPIEVHAWMNAHPLWPASHDPPFPEHVVLRKPEWLTRNRSGETASEVGRALDFGHPKAADYLWRTYMEVARKYPVAGIHMDFIRYTGSDWGYNAESVARFNRRYGRTGTPEPDDRDWQQWRRDQVTALVRKVYATATALRWDIEVSAALVPWGQAPAESRPWEKTRAYREVFSDWRTWLQEGSLDIGMPMWYANHQRLPQYLPMWLQWAKAQQFQSAIVAGLGAYLNTPADTMEQIRMSAEVVPFGFCLFSYASTCDLGDGIRTYDDAVYRMLGETVSNVPAPPSLPWKHSPEWGIVHGTVLDPQLNPLDGATVSLVNAEGREVATSTDGTGFYAFLEVPPGRYTVRVSSLSWPVLETGGVSVFAGASVPAHGIVGAPSDLTRRTGMLGRLAEGASVCLLGLRVVGTDPLTLRDPIGGGEVVVSESAKPDLPWLVGDVVAVRGLLATREGSATLENATLALLGIER